One segment of Bacteroides caecimuris DNA contains the following:
- the tnpB gene encoding IS66 family insertion sequence element accessory protein TnpB (TnpB, as the term is used for proteins encoded by IS66 family insertion elements, is considered an accessory protein, since TnpC, encoded by a neighboring gene, is a DDE family transposase.): MLGLSANLNYYLFNGNVDLRKGIFRLCESIREEMSLDPSDASNVYMFMSRNRKVVKILHYERGFYVLYEKRPVMGKFKKPVFDEVSKCYRIQWSDMVYLTESIVVDKMYVSSKD; encoded by the coding sequence ATGCTGGGACTGAGTGCTAACCTGAACTATTACCTGTTCAACGGTAATGTTGATCTGCGGAAAGGTATTTTCCGATTATGTGAGAGTATAAGGGAAGAGATGTCACTTGACCCGAGCGATGCCTCCAACGTCTATATGTTCATGTCCCGTAACCGGAAGGTTGTGAAGATACTTCATTATGAACGCGGTTTTTATGTGCTTTACGAGAAACGTCCTGTCATGGGAAAGTTCAAGAAACCGGTATTTGATGAGGTCTCCAAATGCTACCGGATACAATGGTCAGACATGGTCTATCTTACGGAAAGTATTGTAGTTGACAAGATGTACGTTAGTTCAAAAGATTAA
- the tnpC gene encoding IS66 family transposase encodes MIDERAYELLCCQLGLANEEKAGLRKQVNELIARFKAIEESNKENSKALVDTINELSVTVENYRKEMELMRKQLEAKDEVNRMLANEISNLRLQLEDNRKHRFGRTSEQRKLLNNRNLDKSALHKSEYDGSDRKDDDNDKADGNETGSSTTSGSTPAQDSQPSRRKETAPRAVKTKLKVDKVVVHEVDEYYTLPEGGRFMNRNGMPDVWEYRVIEHVRAHNVEHVYKVARVKLADGTFANTMEHPLKDLGGIFSPELLARLLCLKYDFSMPENRQIRLLAREGIHISNTTLNSYIHNGIAKLKGFIGEVFKGFVQQAEYLMVDETTELVGVETKEGKAYRRKYLWAFFAKHMKMVYYHYNNGSRSSDVAKSFLEHFMGTLSTDGYTVYRMFDGEDSKVLHIGCRTHCRRLWVDALPSDRTAMEIIDSIGDMFMNEDLFRTMKLSGEQIKGKRRKLTGPILESIHHKVVMMMQDAKVMANELMRKAVNYTLNQWKSLRNILKDGAAEISNNLCEQRMKPVKLLLKNCMNIGSEDAAENSAFIFSLIESCKLNGIDPQDYLKHLFECILHGKDCDKKTLLPCFYKPEC; translated from the coding sequence ATGATTGATGAAAGGGCATACGAGTTACTTTGCTGCCAGTTGGGTCTGGCGAATGAGGAAAAGGCAGGGCTTCGCAAACAGGTAAACGAACTGATTGCGAGGTTTAAGGCCATTGAAGAATCCAATAAGGAGAACTCCAAGGCTCTGGTTGATACAATCAATGAATTATCCGTAACAGTCGAGAACTATCGAAAAGAAATGGAGCTTATGAGAAAGCAGCTTGAAGCGAAAGACGAGGTGAACAGGATGCTGGCAAACGAGATTTCCAATCTCAGGCTTCAGCTTGAGGACAACAGGAAACACCGTTTCGGTCGTACATCCGAGCAAAGAAAACTGCTGAACAACCGTAACCTTGACAAGTCTGCACTGCATAAGTCCGAATATGACGGTTCTGACAGAAAGGATGATGACAACGATAAGGCTGACGGTAACGAAACCGGCAGCAGTACCACTTCTGGTAGCACACCTGCACAGGACAGCCAACCTTCAAGAAGAAAGGAAACTGCACCACGTGCCGTGAAAACCAAATTGAAAGTTGACAAAGTAGTAGTACATGAAGTGGACGAGTATTACACGCTTCCCGAAGGAGGACGGTTCATGAACCGCAACGGTATGCCTGATGTGTGGGAATACAGGGTTATAGAACATGTAAGGGCTCATAACGTGGAGCATGTCTACAAGGTGGCAAGGGTGAAGCTTGCGGACGGCACTTTCGCGAACACGATGGAACATCCGCTGAAAGACCTTGGAGGCATCTTCTCTCCTGAACTGCTTGCCCGTCTGCTCTGTCTGAAATACGACTTCAGCATGCCGGAGAACAGGCAGATAAGACTGCTTGCCAGAGAGGGCATCCACATAAGCAATACCACACTGAACAGCTATATCCATAACGGAATCGCCAAACTCAAGGGTTTTATCGGAGAGGTATTCAAGGGGTTTGTACAGCAGGCTGAATATCTTATGGTTGATGAGACGACCGAACTTGTAGGCGTCGAAACAAAGGAAGGCAAGGCTTACAGGAGAAAGTACTTATGGGCATTCTTTGCAAAGCATATGAAGATGGTCTATTACCACTATAACAACGGCAGCAGGTCATCCGATGTGGCGAAGTCGTTCCTGGAACATTTTATGGGGACCCTTTCCACTGACGGATATACGGTTTACAGAATGTTTGATGGAGAAGACTCAAAGGTGCTTCATATAGGATGCCGGACGCACTGCAGAAGGTTGTGGGTTGACGCCTTGCCTTCGGACAGGACAGCGATGGAGATAATAGACTCCATCGGCGATATGTTCATGAATGAAGATCTGTTCCGCACCATGAAGCTCAGCGGTGAGCAGATAAAGGGGAAAAGACGGAAGCTTACAGGACCGATCCTTGAAAGTATCCATCATAAGGTGGTCATGATGATGCAGGATGCGAAGGTTATGGCTAACGAACTGATGAGAAAGGCTGTCAATTATACGTTAAACCAGTGGAAGTCCCTGAGAAATATCCTCAAGGACGGTGCAGCGGAAATATCGAACAACCTCTGTGAACAAAGGATGAAACCGGTAAAGCTGTTGCTCAAGAACTGTATGAACATAGGCAGTGAGGATGCGGCAGAAAACTCGGCATTCATCTTCTCTCTGATAGAAAGCTGTAAGCTTAATGGCATAGACCCTCAGGATTACCTGAAGCACCTGTTCGAATGTATTCTTCATGGTAAGGACTGCGACAAGAAGACTCTTCTACCATGTTTTTATAAACCGGAATGTTAA